A single genomic interval of Kosmotoga arenicorallina S304 harbors:
- a CDS encoding serine hydrolase domain-containing protein: MILFLTSIAFGFIPDYWPTNSWKHDDSYSFDELESYIKRIFWKELHSLIIVKDGYVVYENYFKENGSQVSPDELHALYSATKSINSLLVGIMIDKGYISSEQIKITEIFSDYVFENPSKEKEEIEIRHVPENTCGFEWNEWAYSYSDPRNIYNKFVNSPDRVQFVLNLPMAHTPGEKFVYNTGASHLITAAIQRLTGKSALELAEENLFHPLGITEVIWSKDSQGINKGAGLNMIPEDMAKIGLLVLTEGIWEGKQLVPKSWIEKSLQKMHKVSTDVFFGYHWWIYEYKDIEIISAYGYNDQRIYIVPSKSLVVVTTAAISSEFSLTLLKDYILPKFE, from the coding sequence GTGATATTATTTTTAACGTCCATTGCCTTCGGCTTCATCCCTGATTACTGGCCGACCAACAGCTGGAAGCACGATGACAGTTACAGCTTTGATGAACTCGAATCTTATATCAAAAGAATCTTCTGGAAAGAACTGCACTCGCTTATCATAGTAAAAGACGGCTATGTAGTTTATGAAAATTACTTCAAGGAAAACGGCTCACAAGTCTCGCCAGATGAACTTCACGCACTTTATTCCGCAACAAAGAGCATAAATTCCCTGCTCGTCGGCATAATGATTGACAAAGGCTATATTTCATCTGAGCAAATCAAAATAACAGAAATCTTCTCCGACTATGTTTTTGAAAACCCCTCAAAGGAAAAAGAGGAAATAGAGATCAGGCACGTACCGGAAAACACCTGCGGTTTCGAATGGAATGAATGGGCTTATTCATATAGTGACCCAAGAAATATCTACAACAAGTTTGTTAATAGCCCCGATAGGGTGCAATTCGTGCTCAATCTGCCCATGGCACATACGCCCGGTGAAAAATTTGTCTATAACACCGGGGCTTCGCATTTGATAACCGCCGCCATACAGAGATTAACCGGAAAATCTGCTCTGGAATTAGCAGAGGAAAATCTTTTTCACCCTCTTGGAATAACAGAGGTAATATGGTCAAAGGATTCGCAGGGGATAAACAAAGGAGCGGGACTGAACATGATTCCCGAAGACATGGCTAAAATAGGTCTCCTTGTCCTTACGGAGGGTATCTGGGAAGGCAAACAGCTTGTTCCAAAGAGCTGGATCGAGAAATCCCTGCAGAAAATGCACAAAGTTTCAACGGATGTCTTTTTCGGATATCACTGGTGGATTTATGAATATAAAGATATCGAGATAATATCCGCTTATGGTTATAACGACCAGCGCATTTACATAGTTCCATCAAAGAGTCTCGTGGTGGTAACCACCGCCGCAATT